The following are encoded together in the Nitrospiria bacterium genome:
- a CDS encoding methylated-DNA--[protein]-cysteine S-methyltransferase, giving the protein MQRASGRKTPPSAIITYALYSSPIGTIGLAATPKGLCRLSLNVTGESAFRRKLRREFRRPILRRDHSFRDLAARLQAYLSGKPVRFNTRIDLLEGTPFQQKVWRSLRRIPYGQTRSYRSVAQSIGHPRSSRAVGGACGNNPVAVLIPCHRVIGADGNLGGFTGGLHIKRWLLQSERKKNRCAWMAS; this is encoded by the coding sequence GTGCAAAGGGCTTCTGGCCGTAAAACGCCGCCTTCCGCCATCATCACCTACGCACTTTATTCCTCGCCAATCGGAACGATCGGGTTGGCCGCCACCCCAAAGGGCCTCTGCCGGCTCTCACTGAATGTCACCGGTGAATCAGCCTTTCGCAGAAAACTTCGGCGCGAGTTTCGTCGTCCGATCCTCCGCCGTGATCATTCATTTCGGGATCTAGCGGCTCGACTGCAGGCCTATTTATCAGGGAAACCCGTGCGATTCAACACGAGAATCGACCTGTTGGAAGGAACCCCTTTTCAGCAAAAGGTCTGGCGATCGCTCCGGCGCATTCCCTACGGACAGACACGCAGTTATCGATCGGTGGCCCAAAGCATCGGTCATCCCCGGAGCTCCCGTGCCGTGGGAGGTGCCTGCGGAAATAATCCGGTCGCGGTCTTGATTCCCTGCCACCGGGTCATCGGTGCCGATGGAAATCTCGGCGGTTTTACCGGGGGACTCCACATCAAACGCTGGCTGCTTCAGTCCGAAAGGAAAAAAAATCGCTGCGCTTGGATGGCCTCATAG
- a CDS encoding branched-chain amino acid transaminase translates to MIQETSKIWMDGRYIDWKDAQVHVLTHTLHYGLGVFEGLRCYKGQKGSAVFRLKEHVKRLFDSAQIVQIKIPYSSKEIEEAVLGTVKINRLEECYIRPIVFIGYGEMGLYVQNNPIQIAIAAWPWGTYLGDEGIRNGIRAKISSFTRHHVNISMTRAKVTSYYANSQWAKREAKEAGYDEAILLDADGYVAEGPGENIFIVRNGTLKTTPLTSILEGITRNSIIQLAQEKGIPVAQERFTRDEIYIAEEAFFTGTAAEVTPIREVDGRVIGTGKPGDVTKLLQNLFFDAVAGKDPVHQSWLTYVV, encoded by the coding sequence GTGATTCAGGAAACATCCAAAATATGGATGGACGGGCGCTATATCGACTGGAAAGACGCCCAGGTCCATGTACTGACCCACACGCTCCACTACGGTCTGGGGGTGTTCGAAGGCCTGCGCTGCTATAAAGGGCAAAAAGGCTCCGCGGTCTTTCGGTTGAAGGAGCATGTGAAACGGCTTTTCGACTCGGCCCAGATCGTCCAGATCAAGATCCCCTATTCCTCCAAGGAAATCGAGGAGGCCGTACTCGGTACGGTAAAGATCAACCGGCTTGAGGAGTGCTACATCCGGCCGATCGTCTTTATCGGTTATGGAGAGATGGGCCTTTATGTCCAGAACAATCCGATTCAAATCGCCATCGCCGCATGGCCTTGGGGCACCTATCTCGGAGACGAGGGGATCCGCAACGGCATCCGCGCCAAGATCTCGTCCTTCACGCGGCACCACGTCAATATCAGTATGACGCGCGCCAAGGTCACATCCTATTACGCGAATTCTCAATGGGCCAAGCGGGAAGCCAAAGAGGCCGGTTACGACGAAGCGATCCTGCTGGATGCGGACGGCTACGTCGCCGAGGGACCCGGGGAGAACATCTTTATCGTCCGGAACGGGACACTGAAGACGACACCGCTGACCTCCATCCTGGAGGGAATCACACGCAACAGCATCATCCAATTGGCGCAAGAAAAGGGTATTCCCGTGGCGCAGGAACGGTTCACTCGCGATGAGATCTATATCGCCGAGGAGGCGTTTTTCACGGGCACCGCGGCCGAGGTCACTCCGATTCGCGAAGTGGACGGTCGGGTGATCGGCACCGGAAAACCGGGTGACGTGACCAAGCTTCTCCAAAATTTATTTTTTGACGCTGTGGCCGGCAAAGATCCGGTCCATCAATCCTGGTTGACGTACGTCGTCTGA
- a CDS encoding DUF2127 domain-containing protein, with the protein MAKRDWFLKVIIWELSIKGLLLILLSAGLLSLINKDLDHLSKKLAQDLNLDVDKHYINLLLSKAGMVKTTLLVEVSIGMFLYGILSWVEAYGLHKRKRWAEYLTAIATGLLIPLEIYEVVFRPSVVRVAVLILNVVVVYYLIKHKELFSNKGLSHGK; encoded by the coding sequence ATGGCCAAGCGGGACTGGTTTCTTAAAGTGATCATATGGGAGTTGAGCATCAAAGGCCTGCTCCTCATACTTCTCTCAGCCGGCCTGCTGAGCCTGATCAACAAAGACCTCGATCACCTGTCGAAGAAACTGGCCCAGGATCTGAATCTCGACGTGGACAAGCATTATATCAACCTCCTCCTCAGCAAGGCCGGAATGGTGAAGACCACCCTGTTGGTGGAGGTCTCGATCGGGATGTTTCTTTACGGAATCTTGAGTTGGGTGGAGGCCTACGGTCTCCATAAACGGAAACGGTGGGCGGAGTACCTAACGGCCATTGCAACCGGTTTATTGATTCCTTTGGAGATTTACGAAGTGGTTTTTCGGCCCTCGGTTGTCCGTGTCGCGGTCCTGATCCTCAATGTTGTCGTCGTTTATTATCTCATCAAGCACAAAGAACTGTTTTCTAACAAAGGGTTATCTCATGGAAAGTAA
- a CDS encoding PGPGW domain-containing protein, translated as MMALARKTLIHLVGWSFILLGIIGLFLPVLQGILFLLIGLLVLSKENRFAKDLLNRVEKRYPDQYRKMHEFNERLKSQIRSLLKK; from the coding sequence ATGATGGCCCTGGCCAGAAAAACCCTGATTCACTTGGTCGGATGGAGTTTTATCCTGCTCGGAATTATCGGCCTCTTCCTGCCGGTTCTTCAAGGTATTTTATTTCTCCTGATCGGTCTTCTGGTGCTCTCAAAAGAGAACCGGTTTGCAAAGGACCTCCTCAATCGGGTCGAGAAACGGTACCCGGACCAGTACCGGAAGATGCACGAGTTCAACGAACGACTGAAAAGCCAGATCCGGAGTCTTCTGAAGAAATAG
- a CDS encoding TIGR02266 family protein, with amino-acid sequence MTQQSGRDRRKDPRFDVKIKVDFSTKGIFVSNYVTNLSRGGVFIETATPLPIQSQIHLTFMLPDINVRIEATGKVVWTYDVKKGTGKVVSGMGIKFTDLLPQDKAQIEEYLMKLPPSSPSTP; translated from the coding sequence ATGACTCAACAATCCGGCCGCGATCGAAGAAAGGATCCTCGCTTCGATGTCAAGATCAAGGTGGATTTCTCGACAAAAGGCATCTTTGTTTCAAATTACGTGACCAACCTGAGCCGAGGAGGCGTCTTCATCGAGACCGCAACTCCCCTCCCCATCCAATCCCAGATCCACCTCACTTTTATGCTGCCCGATATTAACGTCAGAATTGAAGCCACGGGAAAGGTGGTCTGGACTTATGATGTCAAAAAGGGAACCGGCAAAGTCGTATCCGGGATGGGAATCAAGTTCACAGACCTTCTCCCCCAGGACAAGGCGCAGATTGAAGAATACCTCATGAAATTACCTCCGTCATCGCCATCGACCCCCTAA
- a CDS encoding lytic transglycosylase domain-containing protein: MAAGNNPSRPNSLPIRTGLFLGIVIQSMILVGLTQGRPVQSVQSPALSSPNEAAAAAYSFSDWWINYDRAAMTDQIRQAKTISLTEPTAFKRISKIHQILHDFHSGLPVEDEERLAKLIYQESLRYGYAPELIVSLIMTESSFYRWAYSRKGAIGLMQIEPLTGQEMAEINQMPLRSVKSLYDPQLNIKLGIQYLALLHQRFGDLRLALTAYNYGPTRVAAFMDRGENLPPGYTQKILHQYKQLLQKSSEIPPSADDSRS, encoded by the coding sequence ATGGCGGCCGGAAACAATCCATCGAGACCCAATTCGTTGCCGATTCGCACCGGTCTGTTTCTGGGCATCGTGATTCAGTCGATGATTTTGGTTGGATTGACCCAGGGTCGCCCGGTCCAGTCGGTACAATCTCCCGCGTTGTCATCTCCAAACGAGGCCGCGGCGGCGGCCTACTCCTTTTCCGATTGGTGGATCAACTACGACCGGGCGGCTATGACGGATCAGATCCGTCAGGCGAAGACCATTTCGCTTACGGAACCCACCGCCTTCAAGCGGATCTCCAAAATCCACCAGATCCTTCACGATTTTCATTCGGGACTCCCGGTTGAAGATGAAGAACGACTGGCCAAACTGATTTACCAAGAGAGTCTTCGATACGGTTACGCTCCTGAATTGATCGTTTCGTTGATCATGACCGAAAGCTCCTTTTATCGATGGGCGTACTCCCGTAAGGGCGCAATCGGTTTAATGCAGATTGAACCCTTGACGGGACAAGAGATGGCCGAGATCAATCAGATGCCCCTCCGAAGCGTGAAGTCCCTCTACGATCCCCAACTCAACATCAAGCTGGGAATCCAGTATCTCGCCTTGCTCCATCAGCGGTTCGGCGATCTGAGGCTGGCCCTGACCGCGTACAACTACGGGCCGACTCGCGTCGCGGCATTCATGGACCGGGGCGAAAACCTTCCACCCGGGTACACCCAAAAAATTCTTCATCAGTACAAACAACTTCTCCAAAAAAGCTCGGAGATTCCGCCCTCGGCCGACGACAGCCGATCTTGA
- the nth gene encoding endonuclease III — MNDQAIHSIVRILKREIRKWRVPIVGVVADRSNDPYQVLISCLLSLRTQDSTTAQATERLFRLAKTPEEMVRLSPQTIRKAIYPVGFYRTKARTLLSVSRDLIRRYDARVPDVLEELLTLKGVGRKTANLVVTLGFRKHGICVDTHVHRISNRLGYVKTKTPEETEMALREKLPKRYWIIFNDLLVTYGQNLCKPISPYCSRCTIASYCDRVGVGRSR, encoded by the coding sequence ATGAACGATCAAGCCATTCATTCCATCGTCCGAATTCTTAAACGAGAGATCCGAAAGTGGCGGGTTCCCATCGTCGGGGTAGTGGCCGACCGATCGAACGATCCGTATCAGGTCTTGATCTCCTGTCTCTTGAGCCTTCGGACACAAGACAGCACGACGGCGCAGGCGACGGAGCGCTTGTTTCGCCTGGCGAAGACCCCGGAGGAAATGGTCCGGTTGTCTCCCCAAACGATACGGAAGGCCATCTATCCCGTCGGCTTTTACCGGACCAAGGCCCGGACCCTCCTTTCGGTCAGCCGGGACCTCATTCGGCGGTATGACGCGAGGGTTCCGGATGTACTGGAGGAACTGCTTACCTTAAAGGGGGTCGGGCGCAAGACGGCAAACCTGGTTGTAACCCTGGGGTTTCGGAAACACGGGATCTGCGTGGACACCCATGTCCATCGAATCAGCAATCGACTGGGCTATGTGAAGACGAAGACCCCGGAAGAAACCGAAATGGCCCTCCGGGAAAAACTTCCCAAGCGCTATTGGATTATCTTTAACGATCTTCTGGTGACCTACGGGCAGAATCTTTGCAAGCCGATTTCGCCCTACTGCAGCCGGTGTACGATTGCAAGCTACTGCGATCGCGTGGGGGTCGGACGCAGCCGGTAA